AATCTGATTGCGGCTCTTTTTTATTCAATTTATGGACGGCGCTGTGCATAAACCCAATTAATAATCCGGGCATTATCCAGTGTTGGTACCCAAGAAAAATGATTATAAGGTGTGTTATAAGCATGCATAATGTCATCACTATATAAGGTGATATGGATGTTTTTCGCCCCTTTACGTTTCAAAATATCGTACATCATCGTCGAGGTGTAACGTGTACAGATATGATCGTTGAGAGCATGCGCGAACCACATTGGTACTGAGGTAATATCGCTGTCAGAAAGTGCGTTTTCCATTTCCTGATAGCTTGATTCATATTCAGCTTGGCTCAAACGTAACGCATTTGGGCCCGCATTAAATTTGTATGCTAAATCATAACGATCTGACAATGGGACGATCGTATCTTTTGGTGCAATCACCAGCGCGGCAGCAAACAGTTTTGGATATTGCATGATGAAGCGTAAAGCTGCGCCACCGCCAGAAGATGCTCCTGAAATATAAACGCGGTTTGGTGTGACTTCACCACTCTTAATAAGAGTTTGGATGAGTTCATACTTTGCTGTGTTATAACGCTGCATTTGTTCAAATTGGTCGGGAACATCAGCAATACCAAAACTGTAATTTTCTGGATATTGAACCGACAAAACCGCTGTTTTTTCGTGGTGCTCTATC
This DNA window, taken from Vibrio nitrifigilis, encodes the following:
- a CDS encoding carboxylesterase family protein, producing MLRILSIILGISLVLTGCVQTNNKATPSSDELAIQQVNANMYIGDFGKRLDSLTYEFQHPVNINHFEGMRFIVHAIFSATNDTPSTVSKAIKVTSVKVHGKNLTIGLSDFDTQNLERLQIDSSVKALSTSQLNYYTKIRTVDEFKHHTFTAKDGTTLSYWLYLPNSQSPTPLMVWEHGGGEVLKSSYPRANLEANRGATTWIEHHEKTAVLSVQYPENYSFGIADVPDQFEQMQRYNTAKYELIQTLIKSGEVTPNRVYISGASSGGGAALRFIMQYPKLFAAALVIAPKDTIVPLSDRYDLAYKFNAGPNALRLSQAEYESSYQEMENALSDSDITSVPMWFAHALNDHICTRYTSTMMYDILKRKGAKNIHITLYSDDIMHAYNTPYNHFSWVPTLDNARIINWVYAQRRP